The genomic DNA AGCAGGAGCGTGGTAAGGAGGCGCTGGGCAGGACGCCGGACGTGGCCAAGTGCGCCGAGAAGTTCGACAAAGGGATCGCGGCGGCGGAGAAGAAGGTGGCTTGCCGTTGGCTGGACAACGGCGACGGCACGGCGACGGACCTGAACACGGGGCTTCAGTGGGAGCTGAAGACCGACGACGGTTCGATCCACGACAAGGATAATCGCTTCGATTGGAGCGACAGGGATGCCGAGCCCTGGGATGTCGTGGAATTCTACCCTGCCGGGTTAAGCTACCCGGCTGGCGGGGCATTCGTGGACTTCCTGGGGACGCTCAACTTTAACCAATTGCCGGCTGGTTGGGGTTGCTTCGCAGGCAAGTGTGACTGGCGGCTCCCAACGGCCGAGGAGCTGGCGGGGATCGTGGACCTGAGCGCACCCGGCTGCTTTAGCGGCTCGCCGTGCACCACGATTCCGGGCGAGACCGCCTATTCGTTTTTTTACGGGTCGTCGACTTCCGGCTCAGCCAGTGGTGCTGTCACCGCGGCGGTCGTGCTCTTCGACGGCGTGACGAGAGGTGGTGTCGTGACCGCCTTCGCCAACAAGGACATCCGCCACTTCTCCGTCCGTGCCGTACGCGGCGGCTCGTGAGCTTGATGACTCACCCCGTCTATTCGGGTTTCTGAGATCCGGGTGGGCGGGGTTTTGCCGCGCATAGAACCGCCGCCAGGGCGGGCGGGGCGGTAGGCGGGATCAAGGGCCTATTTGCCCATGCCGACGGGTAGCCGCCACCGCGAAGCCTGGAGCGAGGTCCAGTTTTCGGGTCCAGGCGGCAGCGGGCCCCCCAATGGTTTCCCGACCGGGGGGCGTAGGTAAAGCAGGGGTAGGGGGGCCTCGATCTAGTGCCAA from Candidatus Binatia bacterium includes the following:
- a CDS encoding DUF1566 domain-containing protein — its product is MAPFLLSSLAAAVSPLNDPSCTTKGRTKMSSQTNKAPGVRTTIWTLILSLALTTAAFAATDEQKCQNKKLIALGKRDLCLQQERGKEALGRTPDVAKCAEKFDKGIAAAEKKVACRWLDNGDGTATDLNTGLQWELKTDDGSIHDKDNRFDWSDRDAEPWDVVEFYPAGLSYPAGGAFVDFLGTLNFNQLPAGWGCFAGKCDWRLPTAEELAGIVDLSAPGCFSGSPCTTIPGETAYSFFYGSSTSGSASGAVTAAVVLFDGVTRGGVVTAFANKDIRHFSVRAVRGGS